A genome region from Synchiropus splendidus isolate RoL2022-P1 chromosome 5, RoL_Sspl_1.0, whole genome shotgun sequence includes the following:
- the bdnf gene encoding brain-derived neurotrophic factor: MTILFLAMVISYFSCMRAMPLRDAPGMRGHRTEGYLGAAATATRGHGTPQSGGGLGQRGELPSLTDTFEQVIEELLEVEGEAAQLGHGADKSQGGGGPSSAVATETKDVDLYDSRVMISNQVPLEPPLLFLLEEYKNYLDAANMSMRVRRHSDPSRRGELSVCDSISQWVTAVDKKTAIDMSGQTVTVMEKVPVPNGQLKQYFYETKCNPMGYTKEGCRGIDKRHYNSQCRTTQSYVRALTMDSKKKIGWRFIRIDTSCVCTLTIKRGR, from the coding sequence ATGACCATCCTGTTCCTTGCTATGGTTATTTCATACTTCAGTTGCATGAGAGCTATGCCCCTGAGAGACGCCCCAGGCATGAGGGGCCATCGGACGGAAGGCTACTTGGGCGCTGCTGCGACGGCCACCAGAGGCCACGGGACTCCACAGAGCGGTGGCGGGCTAGGTCAGCGCGGGGAATTGCCTTCGCTGACAGACACCTTTGAGCAGGTGATAGAggagctcctggaagtggaggGAGAGGCGGCACAGCTGGGACATGGGGCTGATAAGAGCCAGGGAGGTGGGGGTCCATCATCTGCGGTCGCCACGGAGACCAAGGATGTGGACCTGTACGACTCACGAGTGATGATCAGCAACCAAGTGCCTTTGGAGCCCCCCTTACTCTTTCTGCTGGAGGAATACAAAAACTATCTGGATGCTGCTAACATGTCCATGAGGGTGCGACGACACTCTGACCCCTCGCGCCGCGGAGAGCTCAGCGTGTGTGACAGTATTAGCCAGTGGGTGACTGCTGTGGACAAAAAGACAGCGATTGACATGTCTGGGCAGACGGTCACCGTCATGGAGAAGGTCCCTGTCCCCAACGGCCAACTGAAGCAATACTTTTATGAGACCAAATGTAACCCCATGGGGTACACGAAGGAGGGCTGCAGAGGAATTGACAAGCGGCATTATAATTCTCAATGCAGGACAACCCAGTCCTACGTGCGAGCGCTTACCATGGATAGCAAAAAGAAGATTGGCTGGCGGTTTATAAGGATAGACACTTCCTGTGTATGCACATTGACCATTAAAAGAGGGAGATAG